One Bradyrhizobium sp. ISRA464 genomic window carries:
- a CDS encoding ArsC/Spx/MgsR family protein — protein MATIIFYQKPGCSTNARQMQALRAAGHDVIAKDILNEPWCTQTLRRFFGDMPVASWFNRAAPRIKSGEIDPGTCDAASALALMLDDPLLIRRPLIEAGSARCAGFNQALARALLGQAIPDELDRCSRKEADPSCPRMPIDHSNRPTAARGQDDSPSDAS, from the coding sequence ATGGCGACAATCATTTTCTATCAAAAGCCCGGCTGCTCCACCAATGCGCGCCAGATGCAGGCGTTGAGGGCGGCAGGACACGACGTGATCGCCAAGGATATTTTGAATGAGCCGTGGTGCACGCAGACACTGCGTCGCTTCTTCGGGGATATGCCGGTCGCTTCCTGGTTCAACCGTGCCGCCCCGCGGATCAAGTCGGGAGAAATCGATCCGGGCACCTGCGACGCGGCGAGCGCACTCGCGCTGATGCTGGACGATCCATTGCTGATCCGGCGCCCGCTGATTGAGGCCGGCAGCGCCAGATGTGCAGGATTCAACCAGGCGCTCGCGCGAGCGCTCCTGGGGCAGGCTATCCCAGACGAACTCGATCGATGCTCGCGCAAAGAAGCCGACCCGTCCTGTCCGCGGATGCCGATCGATCACAGCAATCGACCAACCGCGGCGCGAGGTCAAGACGATAGCCCCTCTGATGCTTCATGA
- the nifH gene encoding nitrogenase iron protein, whose protein sequence is MSSLRQIAFYGKGGIGKSTTSQNTLAALAEMGHKILIVGCDPKADSTRLILHAKAQDTILSLAASAGSVEDLELEDVMKIGYKDIRCVESGGPEPGVGCAGRGVITSINFLEENGAYEGIDYVSYDVLGDVVCGGFAMPIRENKAQEIYIVMSGEMMAMYAANNISKGILKYANSGGVRLGGLVCNERQTDKELELAEALAKKLGTTLIYFVPRDNIVQHAELRRMTVLEYAPDSKQADHYRNLATRVHNNGGKGIIPTPISMDELEDMLMEHGIMKPVDESIIGKTAAELAAS, encoded by the coding sequence ATGTCTTCACTGAGACAAATCGCATTCTACGGCAAGGGCGGCATCGGCAAGTCGACGACTTCGCAGAATACGCTGGCAGCGCTGGCTGAGATGGGTCACAAGATCCTGATTGTGGGCTGTGACCCTAAAGCGGACTCGACCCGCTTGATCCTTCACGCCAAGGCTCAGGACACCATCTTGAGCCTCGCAGCCAGCGCCGGAAGTGTGGAGGACCTCGAACTCGAGGACGTCATGAAGATTGGCTACAAGGACATTCGCTGCGTCGAGTCAGGCGGGCCCGAGCCAGGTGTGGGCTGCGCGGGGCGCGGCGTCATTACCTCGATCAACTTCCTGGAGGAGAACGGTGCCTATGAGGGCATCGACTACGTGTCCTACGATGTGCTCGGCGACGTCGTCTGTGGCGGCTTTGCGATGCCGATCCGCGAAAACAAGGCACAAGAAATCTATATCGTGATGTCCGGTGAGATGATGGCGATGTACGCCGCCAACAACATCTCCAAAGGAATCCTCAAATATGCCAATTCCGGCGGTGTGCGGCTCGGGGGCCTGGTCTGCAACGAACGACAGACCGATAAGGAGCTGGAGTTGGCAGAGGCGCTGGCCAAGAAGCTGGGAACCACGCTGATCTATTTCGTACCGCGCGACAACATCGTACAGCACGCGGAGCTGCGCCGCATGACGGTGCTGGAGTATGCGCCCGATTCCAAGCAGGCCGATCATTATCGCAACCTCGCGACCAGGGTCCACAACAATGGCGGTAAAGGCATCATCCCGACTCCAATCTCGATGGACGAGCTCGAGGATATGCTGATGGAGCACGGCATTATGAAGCCGGTTGACGAATCCATCATTGGCAAGACCGCCGCCGAACTCGCGGCCTCGTAA